A genomic window from Trueperaceae bacterium includes:
- a CDS encoding fasciclin domain-containing protein — MRSIVLSLLAAVALTGAATAQTIPEVAASAGSFDTLVTAVQEAGLVDTLASDGPFTVFAPTDDAFAALPDGLLETVLADPDLLTAVLTYHVVAGEVPASDVVNLASAETVQGESVTIQVEGGTVHVNDATVVQADVAADNGLIHVVDTVLLPPSVVAASTDAIRLPVGSLGDSGVSGDITLERAQGGTLVTLDLDGTPEGGNHPAHFHTGDCSAPGPVAIPLNNVDGTTGMSVTQVDAPIEA, encoded by the coding sequence AACCATCCCCGAGGTCGCCGCCTCGGCCGGTTCGTTCGACACCCTCGTCACCGCGGTGCAGGAGGCCGGCCTCGTCGACACCCTCGCCAGCGACGGGCCGTTCACCGTCTTCGCACCCACCGACGACGCCTTCGCCGCGCTGCCCGACGGCCTGCTCGAGACCGTGCTCGCCGATCCCGACCTGCTCACCGCCGTGCTGACGTACCACGTCGTCGCCGGCGAGGTCCCCGCCAGCGACGTCGTGAACCTCGCCAGCGCCGAAACCGTGCAGGGCGAGTCGGTCACCATCCAGGTCGAGGGCGGCACCGTTCACGTCAACGACGCCACCGTCGTGCAGGCCGACGTCGCGGCCGACAACGGCCTCATTCACGTCGTCGACACCGTCCTCCTGCCGCCGTCCGTCGTGGCCGCCTCCACCGACGCCATCCGCCTCCCGGTCGGGTCGCTCGGCGACTCGGGCGTCTCCGGCGACATTACGCTCGAGCGCGCCCAGGGCGGCACCCTCGTGACGCTCGACCTCGACGGCACCCCCGAGGGCGGCAACCACCCCGCCCACTTCCACACCGGCGACTGCAGCGCGCCCGGTCCCGTCGCCATCCCCCTCAACAACGTCGACGGGACCACCGGGATGTCGGTCACGCAGGTCGACGCGCCGATCGAAGCGAT